A window of Xylophilus sp. GW821-FHT01B05 contains these coding sequences:
- a CDS encoding AarF/UbiB family protein, which yields MLQTAVVAVRDRARLQEIVGVLLRFGLADLVEALGLRRLAPLATTVAATADDASRPQRVRQAIEQLGPTFVKLGQILATRADLLGPEWTQELEKLHSQATPVPWDAIAVQINEDLGAPVDTVFKHFEREPLASASMAQVYRARLADDTPEGRDVVVKVQRPGLRARIEADLRLLSHLAALLEDNWPALAHYQPREVARQAAAAIRDELDFTREGHNGEAVAAHFAAQDEVVVPRIAWEWSSERLLVQDYLPGTQAGSVKDYPALDGPLLAQRGAHAFLQMVLRDGLFHGDPHPGNLVALAGNRVGFLDFGLVGRLSARRRDQVVDLLRALVEGQSDGLTMVLLEWSGGSSPDLARLDASVEKFVAQHGKQALSITQALQDVMALARDSGIVLPADLALLFKAIITADGVLHLLDPDFDVARAAEPLVREHLQRRYSPKRLLRQRASALAGLYDLAADAPQTLRLLMYRLRQGRVAADIEVRQLDRLASALERAATRLALAVVAGAFILGLAPRLMAMGPVWFGIPLFPALGLLATCASIAALVVTLRRPARE from the coding sequence ATGCTGCAAACCGCTGTTGTCGCCGTGCGAGACCGGGCCCGCCTGCAGGAGATCGTGGGCGTGCTGCTGCGCTTCGGTCTCGCCGATCTGGTCGAAGCCCTGGGCCTGCGCCGCCTGGCGCCGCTCGCTACCACCGTCGCAGCCACGGCCGATGACGCCAGCCGCCCACAGCGCGTACGCCAGGCCATCGAGCAACTGGGCCCGACCTTCGTCAAGCTTGGACAGATCCTGGCCACCCGCGCCGACCTGCTGGGCCCCGAGTGGACTCAGGAGCTGGAGAAGCTGCACAGCCAGGCCACGCCCGTGCCCTGGGACGCGATTGCCGTACAAATCAACGAAGACCTGGGTGCGCCGGTAGACACCGTGTTCAAGCACTTCGAACGCGAGCCGCTGGCCTCGGCCTCCATGGCGCAGGTCTATCGCGCGCGGCTTGCCGACGATACGCCCGAAGGCCGCGATGTGGTCGTCAAGGTGCAGCGCCCCGGTCTGCGCGCGCGCATCGAGGCCGACCTGCGCCTGCTGTCACACCTGGCCGCGCTGCTGGAAGACAACTGGCCGGCGCTGGCCCACTACCAGCCGCGTGAAGTGGCCCGGCAAGCGGCGGCGGCGATACGCGACGAGCTGGACTTCACCCGCGAGGGCCACAACGGCGAAGCCGTGGCCGCGCACTTCGCCGCGCAGGACGAGGTCGTGGTCCCGCGCATCGCCTGGGAATGGAGCAGCGAGCGCCTGCTGGTGCAGGACTACCTGCCGGGCACGCAGGCTGGCAGTGTGAAGGACTACCCCGCGCTGGACGGCCCATTGCTGGCGCAGCGCGGCGCGCACGCCTTCCTGCAGATGGTGCTGCGCGACGGCCTGTTCCACGGTGACCCACACCCCGGCAACCTGGTCGCGCTGGCGGGCAACCGCGTGGGCTTCCTCGACTTTGGCCTGGTCGGCCGGCTCTCCGCACGCCGGCGCGACCAGGTCGTGGACCTGCTGCGCGCGCTGGTAGAGGGCCAATCTGACGGGCTGACCATGGTGTTGCTCGAATGGTCGGGCGGCAGCAGCCCGGACCTGGCACGGCTGGATGCCTCGGTGGAGAAGTTCGTCGCGCAGCACGGCAAGCAGGCGCTGTCGATCACGCAGGCGCTGCAGGACGTGATGGCCTTGGCGCGTGACAGCGGCATCGTGCTGCCGGCCGACCTGGCCCTGCTGTTCAAGGCCATCATCACCGCCGATGGCGTGCTGCACCTGCTGGACCCTGACTTTGACGTGGCCCGCGCGGCCGAGCCGCTGGTGCGCGAGCACCTGCAGCGGCGCTATTCACCCAAGCGCCTGCTGCGCCAGCGCGCATCGGCGCTGGCCGGCCTGTACGACCTGGCCGCCGACGCACCGCAAACGCTGCGCCTGCTCATGTACCGATTGCGGCAAGGCCGCGTGGCGGCCGACATAGAGGTGCGCCAGCTCGACCGGCTGGCCAGCGCTCTGGAGCGCGCCGCCACCCGGTTGGCGCTGGCCGTGGTGGCCGGCGCCTTCATCCTGGGGCTGGCGCCGCGCCTGATGGCCATGGGGCCGGTGTGGTTCGGCATCCCGTTGTTCCCGGCGCTGGGCCTGCTGGCTACCTGTGCCAGCATTGCAGCCCTGGTCGTCACGCTGCGGCGGCCGGCGCGCGAGTGA